From one Chlamydiifrater phoenicopteri genomic stretch:
- the lepB gene encoding signal peptidase I, which produces MKKTFSLNKSRQVLHSSYKLLKQKRLKKHPEKKALLEKKLESLEDAIFQKDSEEASSQAQQVLSIASTIPEQTFLFRAFDFSKNLFLAVVFALLIRQFWFELYEVPTGSMRPTIREQDQMLVSKTTFGLHIPFKKRPIAFKESSLTRGSLVIFTVSDMNVPDSDTKYFGFIPGKKRYVKRCIGKPGDSVYFYGGRIYIVDKDLNPVPDLSSEELLEKYSIDSIYHCPFLSFSGATEIERSSSKGVTVFYKQMNQRLGKIDFFNNQMKGSFFNYEWKEDKPALLRYRRDEPVSYADLFGIGNYGMVRILTPSQALEYYPAYKTPSVHPIAYLEIYHTPNTSYPSPWLYSTKKVPLLPTIHPFSTLLPLRKEHIHLIKNNLTTSRFIVSSEKAFRYSSNHESPPNISFAIDLPGIPDGCYEYEKGQAYKINWGGIRKRLPTSHPLMDLNHKQVIQLFNFGIVFSSFYSPANRSPLQLPYRYAFYNKGNLYLMDAPVFLKKDPALMKFIEEEKERAAQSSEDQPYVAFIDQGEPPSFQKDKEAFTHFITKFGIKVPEGHVMVLGDNYPISADSREFGFVPINNLLGTPVWKFWPFGESFGKLPQPPIPKSPSFFIVNGTAAFFVIWLCISAKRKRSRRLFK; this is translated from the coding sequence ATGAAAAAAACTTTTTCTCTGAATAAAAGTCGTCAAGTTCTTCACTCTTCTTACAAGCTTTTAAAACAAAAACGACTGAAAAAGCATCCTGAAAAAAAGGCTCTCCTAGAAAAAAAACTTGAAAGCTTAGAAGATGCTATTTTTCAGAAAGACTCTGAAGAAGCCTCTTCCCAAGCTCAGCAAGTTCTTTCCATCGCCTCAACTATCCCTGAGCAAACTTTCTTATTTAGAGCTTTTGATTTCTCTAAAAATTTATTCTTAGCAGTGGTCTTTGCTCTACTTATCCGTCAATTTTGGTTCGAGCTTTATGAAGTACCAACAGGTTCTATGAGACCCACCATAAGAGAGCAAGATCAAATGTTGGTGTCAAAAACCACCTTTGGACTACATATCCCCTTCAAAAAAAGACCGATAGCATTCAAAGAATCTTCTTTAACACGGGGCAGTCTTGTAATATTCACAGTCTCAGACATGAATGTCCCTGATTCTGATACAAAATATTTTGGTTTTATACCTGGAAAAAAACGCTACGTTAAGCGTTGTATTGGGAAGCCCGGCGACTCTGTATATTTCTATGGAGGCAGAATATACATCGTTGACAAAGATCTTAACCCCGTCCCGGATCTATCCTCTGAAGAATTACTAGAAAAATATTCTATAGATTCTATTTATCACTGCCCATTTCTTTCCTTTAGCGGAGCAACTGAAATCGAAAGATCCTCTTCTAAGGGAGTGACGGTGTTTTACAAACAAATGAATCAAAGGCTAGGAAAGATTGACTTCTTCAACAACCAAATGAAGGGTTCTTTCTTTAACTACGAATGGAAGGAAGACAAACCTGCTTTACTTCGCTATCGAAGAGATGAACCTGTCAGTTATGCAGATCTTTTCGGCATCGGAAACTATGGAATGGTTCGCATTCTCACACCAAGTCAGGCTCTGGAGTATTATCCCGCCTACAAGACTCCCTCTGTGCATCCTATAGCCTATTTAGAAATTTACCACACGCCAAATACTAGTTATCCTTCCCCTTGGCTATATTCCACAAAAAAAGTCCCATTATTACCAACTATACACCCTTTTAGCACTCTATTACCTCTTAGAAAAGAACATATTCATCTAATAAAGAATAATTTAACCACCTCTCGATTTATTGTTTCTTCTGAAAAAGCCTTTAGGTACAGCAGCAACCACGAAAGCCCTCCTAACATTTCTTTTGCTATAGATCTACCTGGCATTCCTGACGGTTGCTATGAGTATGAAAAAGGGCAAGCGTATAAAATCAACTGGGGAGGCATTAGGAAGCGCCTTCCAACTTCTCACCCCCTCATGGACCTAAACCACAAGCAAGTCATCCAACTCTTTAATTTTGGAATAGTCTTTAGCTCTTTTTACTCACCCGCCAATAGATCGCCCCTTCAATTACCATATAGATATGCTTTCTACAACAAGGGCAATCTATACCTAATGGATGCTCCTGTATTCCTTAAAAAGGATCCAGCCTTAATGAAATTTATTGAGGAAGAGAAAGAAAGAGCCGCCCAGTCTTCAGAAGATCAACCGTACGTCGCCTTTATAGATCAGGGAGAACCTCCTTCTTTTCAAAAAGACAAAGAAGCGTTCACTCATTTTATCACAAAATTTGGAATCAAGGTACCTGAGGGACACGTAATGGTCCTTGGCGATAATTATCCCATTAGTGCAGATAGCCGGGAGTTTGGTTTCGTGCCGATAAACAACCTATTAGGAACTCCTGTCTGGAAATTCTGGCCGTTCGGAGAAAGTTTTGGAAAACTACCTCAACCTCCAATCCCGAAATCTCCCAGCTTCTTTATTGTTAATGGAACAGCAGCCTTTTTTGTTATCTGGCTTTGCATTTCTGCCAAACGAAAAAGATCTCGGCGTTTATTTAAATAG
- the prmC gene encoding peptide chain release factor N(5)-glutamine methyltransferase — MNKDVRRVLDQGADILRKSGVLYPDREAGWLLLSLLGLSRFSDLEYISELKKQEIENYFSCVRVRCQRMPLEYIFGRAFFYGLCLTVSPKVLIPRQETEGLVDKICSYLKKRGSEIKEFRDVCCGSGCLGLAVKKNFPDIRVVLSDICPQALEVAEKNAIDNQLEVEIVEGDLFAPFSSSCDAFVCNPPYLSYQEVVTAEPEVRCQEPWLALVAPKNGYEFYYRIAEGLNDFLAPGGVGWLEIGSLQGDRLKELFISSGCSSVSLDQDLFGRDRFIQLFR, encoded by the coding sequence ATGAATAAGGACGTGAGAAGAGTCCTGGATCAGGGGGCAGATATTCTTCGAAAGTCTGGAGTTCTTTATCCAGATCGGGAAGCTGGATGGTTATTGTTGTCTTTACTGGGTTTGTCTCGGTTTTCTGATTTAGAGTATATTTCTGAGCTAAAAAAGCAGGAGATAGAAAATTATTTTTCTTGTGTTAGGGTTCGATGTCAGAGAATGCCGCTGGAGTACATTTTTGGGAGAGCATTTTTTTATGGGCTATGTTTGACAGTATCTCCTAAGGTTTTAATCCCGCGTCAGGAAACGGAGGGTTTGGTTGACAAGATCTGCTCTTATCTAAAAAAGCGGGGCTCTGAGATTAAAGAGTTCAGAGATGTCTGTTGCGGGAGTGGTTGCCTTGGTTTAGCTGTCAAAAAAAATTTCCCAGATATTCGTGTAGTTCTGTCGGATATCTGCCCTCAAGCTTTGGAGGTAGCAGAGAAGAATGCAATAGACAACCAACTAGAGGTAGAGATTGTTGAGGGGGATTTGTTTGCTCCGTTTTCTTCTAGTTGTGATGCTTTCGTCTGTAATCCTCCATACCTGTCCTACCAAGAAGTAGTGACAGCAGAGCCAGAAGTTCGTTGCCAAGAACCGTGGTTGGCTCTAGTGGCGCCTAAGAATGGATATGAGTTTTATTATCGGATAGCAGAAGGCTTGAATGATTTTTTGGCTCCTGGAGGAGTGGGGTGGTTAGAGATTGGATCTTTACAGGGGGATAGGCTGAAAGAGTTATTTATTTCATCTGGGTGCTCTTCCGTGTCTTTAGACCAAGATTTATTTGGAAGAGATCGATTTATCCAACTTTTTCGATAA
- the prfA gene encoding peptide chain release factor 1, translated as MEERISVCITRLQEVEKLLADPNVFGDPKEYEKLTKEHAYLSSIKNVVDEICRLKKIAQDDRDALQLEKDQEMIELLEGGLLSIEAQLAALSSKLESLLVPPDPDDDLNVIMELRAGTGGDEAALFVGDCVRMYLLYASSRGWKTEPLSVSESSIGGYKEYVMGVSGSGVKRLLQYEAGTHRVQRVPATETQGRVHTSAITVAVLLEPAEAEVVIDEKDLKIDTFRASGAGGQHVNVTDSAVRITHIPTGTVVTCQDERSQHKNKDKAMRILNAKVREAEAKKRMEAESALRLSQVGSGDRSERIRTYNFPQNRITDHRINLTLYNLDKVMEGDLDCITEALVRFFYQKRLES; from the coding sequence ATGGAAGAAAGGATCTCTGTTTGTATAACTCGTTTGCAAGAGGTAGAAAAGCTGCTTGCTGATCCAAACGTTTTTGGAGATCCCAAAGAGTATGAAAAATTAACAAAAGAACACGCATACTTATCTAGCATTAAAAATGTTGTAGACGAGATCTGTCGATTAAAGAAGATAGCTCAAGATGATCGAGACGCGTTGCAGTTAGAAAAAGACCAAGAGATGATAGAGCTTTTGGAAGGAGGCCTTCTTTCTATAGAAGCTCAGTTGGCTGCATTGTCCTCAAAACTAGAAAGTCTTTTAGTTCCTCCTGATCCGGACGACGATCTAAATGTAATTATGGAGTTAAGGGCTGGTACCGGGGGAGATGAGGCAGCTCTTTTCGTTGGTGATTGCGTGAGAATGTATCTTTTATACGCTTCTAGTAGAGGGTGGAAGACAGAGCCTTTGTCGGTATCAGAGTCTTCCATAGGAGGATATAAAGAGTATGTTATGGGGGTTTCTGGTTCTGGAGTGAAAAGATTGCTTCAATATGAGGCGGGGACTCATAGGGTGCAAAGAGTTCCTGCAACCGAAACTCAAGGTAGAGTTCATACTTCGGCTATTACTGTAGCTGTTCTTCTGGAGCCTGCTGAAGCAGAAGTCGTCATAGATGAAAAAGATTTAAAAATAGATACTTTTAGAGCTTCAGGAGCCGGAGGACAGCATGTTAACGTTACTGATTCAGCTGTGCGTATCACGCATATCCCAACAGGAACAGTTGTCACCTGTCAGGATGAAAGGAGTCAACACAAAAATAAAGACAAAGCTATGAGGATTTTGAATGCAAAAGTGCGTGAGGCTGAAGCTAAAAAAAGGATGGAGGCTGAGTCCGCATTAAGGTTGTCCCAGGTGGGTAGCGGGGACAGGTCTGAAAGAATCAGAACGTATAATTTTCCTCAGAATAGAATAACAGATCATAGGATCAACTTAACTTTGTATAACCTTGATAAAGTTATGGAAGGGGATTTAGATTGTATTACCGAGGCGTTGGTTAGATTCTTTTATCAAAAAAGATTAGAATCATGA
- a CDS encoding type B 50S ribosomal protein L31, whose translation MKKNTHPEYHQVLFVDSSTGYKFVCGSTFTSEKTEIFEGKEYPVCYVSVSSSSHPFFTGSKQFIDSEGRVDKFMKRYGKGAVKPPVAASSSEAEKPVAEKKKSASGAKKAPAKKKK comes from the coding sequence ATGAAAAAGAACACTCATCCTGAGTATCATCAAGTGTTGTTTGTGGATTCTTCGACTGGCTACAAGTTTGTTTGTGGATCTACTTTTACTTCTGAGAAGACTGAGATTTTTGAAGGTAAGGAGTATCCGGTTTGTTATGTCAGCGTCTCTTCGTCGTCGCATCCATTTTTTACTGGAAGTAAGCAGTTTATTGACAGTGAGGGGCGTGTTGATAAATTTATGAAGCGATATGGGAAAGGAGCGGTGAAGCCGCCGGTTGCCGCATCCTCCAGTGAAGCAGAGAAGCCTGTTGCTGAAAAGAAGAAGTCGGCTTCGGGAGCAAAGAAAGCGCCTGCGAAAAAGAAAAAGTAG
- the trmD gene encoding tRNA (guanosine(37)-N1)-methyltransferase TrmD: MRIDLLSLFPEFFESPLRQGILSKAIAKGVLSVHRHDIREFGLGKWKQVDDVPFGGEGGMLLMAEPVVSAIRKVRTRDSKVIYLSPQGELLTAKKSRALAKCSHLVVLCGHYEGVDQRALDLEVDEEISIGDYVLMSGMVPALVLVESVARFVPGVLGNTESANKDSLEDGLLEGPQYTRPRDFLGEGVPDVLLNGDRREIERWRLEKRLSTTQDKRPDLYAKYLNASGSFVESVEFQPNYSEEDVVCFGSVVVGVRDVISVGKFYSKVFGKENLVFNSDFEAKISLKKGFSVILKSSVPPLGGSRLGLVFSDEASFLRCVNKWRSCLKASIEWDTSCNCFIARDPEGNSWTLVLDQEKKLRG, translated from the coding sequence ATGAGGATAGATCTTTTGTCTTTGTTTCCCGAGTTCTTCGAAAGTCCACTTCGACAGGGGATTCTTTCTAAGGCTATCGCCAAAGGCGTGCTTTCCGTTCACAGACATGATATCCGGGAATTTGGTCTTGGTAAGTGGAAACAGGTTGACGATGTTCCCTTCGGTGGTGAGGGGGGGATGCTTCTTATGGCGGAGCCGGTAGTTTCTGCAATTCGAAAAGTCCGGACGAGAGATAGCAAGGTCATCTATCTTTCTCCTCAAGGGGAGCTTTTAACAGCAAAAAAGAGTAGAGCGCTTGCCAAATGTTCTCACCTTGTGGTTTTGTGCGGACATTATGAAGGAGTTGACCAAAGGGCCCTGGATTTGGAGGTGGACGAGGAGATTAGCATCGGGGATTACGTATTAATGAGTGGCATGGTCCCAGCTCTAGTTTTAGTGGAGTCTGTGGCTAGGTTTGTTCCCGGAGTTTTGGGTAATACAGAAAGTGCAAATAAAGACTCTTTAGAAGACGGTCTTCTGGAGGGGCCCCAGTACACCAGGCCTAGGGATTTTTTAGGGGAAGGGGTCCCCGATGTTCTCTTAAATGGAGATCGACGAGAAATTGAGAGGTGGAGGTTAGAAAAACGGCTCTCAACTACGCAAGATAAAAGGCCCGATTTATATGCCAAATATTTGAATGCTTCAGGGTCTTTCGTAGAAAGTGTAGAATTCCAGCCAAACTATTCTGAAGAAGACGTTGTTTGTTTTGGATCCGTAGTAGTGGGAGTTCGGGACGTTATTTCTGTAGGAAAGTTTTACTCAAAGGTTTTTGGTAAGGAAAACTTGGTTTTTAATTCCGATTTTGAAGCGAAAATTTCTTTAAAAAAGGGATTTAGTGTAATCTTGAAGTCCTCCGTTCCTCCTTTAGGGGGTTCAAGATTGGGTTTGGTTTTCAGTGACGAGGCCAGTTTTTTGCGTTGTGTGAATAAATGGAGAAGTTGTTTGAAGGCTTCTATAGAGTGGGACACTAGTTGTAATTGTTTTATAGCTAGGGATCCAGAGGGCAATAGTTGGACGCTGGTTTTAGACCAGGAAAAGAAGCTTAGAGGTTGA
- the ileS gene encoding isoleucine--tRNA ligase — protein MSSNSNRKEASVSDRELEILDFWKSSEIFLKSLEKRQNSPLFSFYDGPPFATGLPHYGHLLAGTIKDVVGRYASMKGFFVPRRFGWDCHGVPVEYEVEKTFKFDSPSSIQEFGIAAFNEECRKIVLKYVGEWQHFTERIGRWVDFSETWKTMDPSFMESVWWVFGQLYEKGLVYEGTKVVPFSTKLGTPLSNFEAGQNYKDVEDPSVVIKFPLKNDNASLLVWTTTPWTLVSNMGVAIGRDITYLRVLHKDSGQEFILGKGCLDRWFKEEAKLDVLEEIPGRSLEGASYEPPFSFFEEKRSEGAFRILLGDFVEETDGTGIVHMAPAFGEADHFLCKEKNVPSVCPLDNFGVFTEEVPDYAGLSFKEGSKKILKDLRDRDRLFYRGTIKHRYPFCWRTDEPLIYKEVKSWFVAVEKIKSELLASNEAISWVPGHIKNGRFGKWLEGARDWAISRNRYWGTPIPVWRSDDGDVIVVDSVKKLEELSGVFVEDLHRHFVDSIEIVADGKVYHRVSEVFDCWFDSGAMPYAQNHYPFDNAEKTRQAFPADFIAEGLDQTRGWFYTLTVISTALFGGPAFKNAIVNGLVLAEDGNKMSKRLSNYPSPKSILDKYGADALRLYLLSSVVVKGEDLKFSEKGVEGVLKQILIPLRSSLSFFQTYAKIYDFASMDFSKEKSFQQTDLWLFSAFQGLVDKVRKGLDSYDLNSAVQPLVEFVDSLTNWYIRRSRRRFWEAEDTADRRAAFYTLYNVLLDFSKLLAPFMPFVAEEVYLQLRKDSMPESVHLCDYPEVDFSAVDPRLDAMMDNVREVVSMGHSVRKQHKLKVRQPLPSIHIVGDKKRVADLLECKQLILEELNLKEAIFYDKLPDFVEVSAKPNYRELGKKVGSAMHFIKEFLETVSPEELKSLEKGERLNCLLPEGDSISLSLDDVIIQRNALPGYIAQNSDNFTLVLDTRLTQDLIFEGIARELVNKINTARKNLGLDVTDRIIVSIRALPEVFSAFEAFREYICNETLITECVFRDDEQADVYDINGYETGIVIRKA, from the coding sequence ATGTCTAGTAATTCGAATAGAAAGGAAGCCTCTGTTTCTGATAGGGAATTGGAAATCCTCGATTTTTGGAAGAGTAGTGAAATTTTTCTAAAAAGCTTAGAAAAGCGTCAAAATAGTCCCCTATTTTCTTTTTATGATGGCCCTCCTTTCGCTACGGGGTTGCCTCACTATGGACACTTATTAGCAGGGACTATTAAAGATGTTGTAGGTAGATATGCCTCCATGAAAGGCTTTTTTGTCCCGAGAAGATTCGGATGGGATTGTCACGGAGTCCCTGTCGAGTATGAGGTGGAGAAAACCTTTAAGTTTGACTCTCCTAGTTCTATCCAGGAGTTTGGTATCGCAGCTTTCAATGAAGAATGTAGAAAAATAGTCCTAAAATACGTTGGGGAATGGCAGCATTTTACCGAACGTATAGGGCGGTGGGTAGATTTTTCTGAAACATGGAAAACAATGGACCCTTCTTTCATGGAAAGTGTTTGGTGGGTGTTTGGACAGTTATATGAAAAAGGACTTGTTTACGAAGGAACTAAAGTTGTCCCTTTCTCAACGAAGTTAGGTACTCCGTTATCTAATTTTGAAGCAGGACAGAATTACAAGGACGTGGAAGACCCTTCTGTTGTCATAAAGTTTCCTCTCAAAAATGACAATGCTAGTCTGCTAGTTTGGACAACTACTCCTTGGACATTAGTTTCAAACATGGGAGTCGCTATTGGAAGGGATATTACATATCTCAGAGTTCTACATAAAGATAGTGGGCAAGAATTTATTCTCGGGAAAGGGTGTTTAGATCGTTGGTTTAAAGAAGAAGCGAAGTTGGATGTTTTAGAGGAAATTCCAGGAAGAAGCTTAGAGGGGGCTTCTTACGAGCCTCCCTTTTCTTTTTTTGAAGAAAAACGTTCTGAAGGGGCTTTCCGTATACTATTGGGGGATTTTGTAGAAGAGACTGATGGAACGGGAATCGTTCATATGGCCCCCGCTTTTGGAGAAGCTGATCATTTTCTATGTAAAGAAAAGAACGTTCCTTCAGTTTGTCCTTTGGATAATTTTGGTGTTTTTACTGAAGAAGTTCCAGATTACGCTGGCCTAAGTTTCAAAGAAGGTTCTAAAAAAATTCTAAAGGATCTTCGAGATCGAGACCGTTTGTTTTATAGAGGGACTATCAAACATAGGTATCCATTTTGTTGGCGTACAGACGAACCGTTAATTTACAAGGAAGTTAAATCTTGGTTTGTCGCTGTAGAAAAAATTAAATCGGAGTTGCTTGCCTCTAATGAAGCAATATCATGGGTCCCGGGGCATATTAAAAATGGTCGCTTCGGAAAGTGGCTTGAGGGCGCTAGAGATTGGGCCATTAGTAGGAATCGTTACTGGGGAACGCCTATTCCAGTTTGGAGAAGTGATGATGGTGATGTCATAGTTGTAGACTCTGTAAAAAAATTAGAAGAACTCTCAGGAGTCTTTGTGGAGGATTTGCATAGACATTTTGTTGATTCTATAGAGATTGTAGCTGATGGAAAAGTTTATCATAGAGTCTCTGAAGTTTTCGATTGTTGGTTCGATTCTGGGGCTATGCCTTACGCGCAGAACCACTACCCCTTTGATAATGCTGAAAAAACCAGGCAGGCCTTTCCCGCAGATTTTATTGCTGAAGGATTAGATCAGACAAGAGGGTGGTTTTATACCCTTACCGTCATATCCACAGCTCTTTTCGGAGGCCCTGCGTTTAAGAATGCGATAGTAAACGGATTAGTTCTTGCCGAAGATGGCAATAAGATGTCTAAAAGGTTAAGCAATTATCCGAGCCCAAAGAGCATTTTAGATAAGTACGGAGCCGATGCCCTTCGACTATATTTGTTGAGTAGCGTCGTCGTTAAAGGAGAGGATTTAAAGTTTTCTGAGAAAGGGGTAGAAGGTGTTCTCAAGCAAATTCTTATTCCTTTAAGAAGTTCACTATCATTTTTCCAGACATATGCAAAAATCTACGACTTCGCTTCCATGGACTTTTCTAAGGAAAAGTCTTTTCAACAGACGGATTTATGGCTTTTTTCTGCCTTTCAAGGTCTTGTAGATAAGGTCAGGAAAGGATTAGATTCTTATGATCTTAATTCAGCTGTTCAACCTTTAGTAGAGTTTGTAGACTCCTTGACCAATTGGTATATCCGAAGATCAAGAAGACGCTTTTGGGAAGCTGAAGATACAGCAGATCGTAGAGCTGCTTTTTATACTCTGTACAATGTTCTTTTAGATTTCTCAAAACTTTTAGCTCCATTTATGCCTTTCGTTGCAGAAGAAGTTTATTTGCAGCTTAGAAAAGATTCTATGCCGGAATCTGTACACCTGTGTGATTATCCAGAGGTGGATTTTTCCGCAGTTGATCCCAGATTGGACGCTATGATGGATAACGTCAGAGAAGTCGTCAGTATGGGACACTCTGTCAGAAAGCAACACAAATTAAAGGTGAGGCAACCGCTGCCCTCAATACATATTGTCGGGGATAAAAAGAGGGTGGCAGATCTTCTTGAGTGTAAGCAGCTGATATTGGAAGAGCTTAATCTTAAGGAGGCGATTTTTTATGATAAGCTTCCAGATTTTGTTGAGGTTTCTGCAAAGCCGAATTATCGAGAGTTAGGGAAAAAAGTTGGCTCAGCAATGCATTTTATAAAAGAGTTCTTGGAAACCGTTTCCCCAGAGGAACTCAAGTCTTTAGAAAAAGGAGAGAGGCTAAATTGTCTTTTGCCGGAAGGAGACAGTATTTCTTTGTCTTTGGATGATGTGATAATTCAAAGAAATGCTCTACCCGGGTACATTGCACAAAATTCTGATAACTTCACCCTGGTCCTGGATACGCGGTTGACTCAAGATTTAATTTTTGAAGGTATTGCTCGAGAGCTTGTGAATAAAATAAATACGGCCAGAAAAAATTTGGGACTGGATGTAACGGATAGAATTATTGTATCGATAAGAGCTCTTCCAGAAGTTTTCTCGGCATTTGAGGCTTTTCGAGAATATATTTGTAACGAAACGTTGATCACAGAGTGTGTTTTCAGGGATGACGAGCAAGCGGATGTTTATGACATCAACGGATATGAGACAGGAATAGTCATTCGTAAAGCTTAG
- the rplS gene encoding 50S ribosomal protein L19 has protein sequence MNILEELQQEQCRNDIPDFSVGDTIKVATKISEGGKERVQTFQGTVMARKGGGAGEVVSLHRVAYGEGMEKSFLLHSPKVVGIEVVKKGKVCRSRLYYLRGKTGKAAKVREYVGAKGAKSKA, from the coding sequence ATGAATATATTAGAAGAGTTACAGCAAGAACAGTGTAGAAATGATATTCCAGATTTTTCCGTAGGAGACACTATAAAGGTTGCCACGAAAATTTCTGAGGGAGGAAAGGAAAGAGTCCAGACTTTTCAAGGAACTGTTATGGCAAGAAAAGGTGGAGGGGCTGGAGAAGTTGTTTCCTTACACAGAGTGGCTTATGGGGAGGGGATGGAGAAAAGCTTTCTTTTGCATAGCCCCAAGGTGGTAGGAATTGAGGTCGTAAAGAAAGGAAAGGTTTGTCGCTCTCGTCTATATTATCTCAGAGGAAAAACTGGTAAGGCTGCTAAAGTCCGAGAGTATGTTGGGGCTAAGGGCGCGAAAAGCAAAGCTTAG
- the ffh gene encoding signal recognition particle protein translates to MFGDLSQKLSKVFSSFTGARRVTEQGISEAIREIRLALLDADVNYTSVKSLISTIKEKVSKELLLKSSDPGTVFLSCVRQEVLSMLSSSDSELLCSGKPGVILLCGLQGAGKTTTAAKLALFLSEKKCKKVLLVPCDLKRPAAVEQLKILGRQIGVDVFDPANESDPISVAKKSLEEAKRSGYDAVVLDTAGRLNVDDCLMNELESLHKSVPAGERLFVMNPSMGQDAVRVAKAFDDRVGITGLILSMTDGDAKGGCVLSIKEVLGKAIKFEGCGERVKDLREFDAESMADRIVGIGDVRSFMREVRELVSEEEDRALEEKLLKATFTYEDYYKQMKIFRRMGPLRKIMKMFPGFGGGVKEKELEASEKEFTKTEAMILSMTPEERKELVALDMRRMKRIALGAGVTIGDINQFRKKMAQSKKFFKGMTKEKVEQIKKKMSGGNKWR, encoded by the coding sequence ATGTTTGGAGATTTATCCCAGAAGCTGTCTAAGGTTTTTTCGTCCTTCACCGGGGCTAGGCGTGTCACGGAGCAAGGTATTTCTGAGGCTATACGAGAGATTAGACTAGCTCTTTTAGATGCTGACGTTAATTACACATCAGTCAAAAGCTTGATTTCTACCATAAAAGAGAAAGTTTCTAAGGAACTTTTGCTCAAGAGTAGTGATCCGGGGACGGTTTTCCTGTCTTGTGTTAGACAGGAGGTCCTGTCTATGCTTTCTAGCTCAGATTCTGAGCTTCTTTGTTCAGGGAAACCTGGAGTTATTCTTCTATGTGGATTGCAAGGAGCAGGGAAAACGACGACAGCCGCTAAGCTAGCCTTATTCTTATCTGAAAAAAAATGTAAAAAAGTTTTGTTGGTTCCCTGTGATTTAAAGAGACCCGCCGCTGTCGAACAGTTGAAAATTTTAGGTCGGCAGATAGGAGTAGATGTATTTGATCCCGCAAATGAGTCTGATCCTATTTCTGTGGCCAAGAAGTCTCTCGAAGAGGCCAAGAGAAGCGGCTATGACGCGGTTGTTTTAGATACTGCGGGAAGACTCAATGTTGACGACTGTCTTATGAACGAGCTTGAGAGTCTACATAAAAGTGTTCCTGCTGGAGAGAGGCTGTTTGTAATGAATCCTTCTATGGGGCAGGATGCTGTTAGAGTTGCAAAAGCGTTTGATGATAGAGTTGGAATCACGGGGTTGATTCTATCAATGACAGATGGTGATGCCAAGGGAGGGTGTGTTCTCTCTATTAAAGAGGTTCTTGGAAAGGCCATTAAATTTGAGGGTTGCGGAGAGCGAGTAAAGGATCTCAGGGAGTTTGATGCAGAGTCCATGGCCGATCGGATTGTTGGTATAGGGGACGTTCGGAGTTTTATGAGGGAGGTCCGAGAGCTTGTTTCCGAAGAGGAAGATCGCGCTTTGGAAGAGAAGCTCCTTAAGGCAACCTTCACTTACGAGGATTATTACAAACAAATGAAAATTTTTCGAAGGATGGGGCCCTTAAGAAAAATTATGAAGATGTTCCCCGGTTTCGGAGGGGGAGTAAAAGAAAAAGAGCTAGAAGCTTCGGAAAAAGAGTTTACGAAAACAGAAGCCATGATATTATCGATGACTCCTGAAGAAAGGAAGGAGTTAGTAGCCCTTGATATGAGGCGTATGAAGAGGATTGCTCTTGGCGCAGGTGTTACGATCGGCGACATCAATCAATTTCGCAAAAAAATGGCTCAATCTAAGAAATTTTTTAAGGGCATGACTAAAGAAAAAGTTGAGCAAATAAAAAAGAAAATGAGCGGAGGAAACAAGTGGCGCTAA
- the rpsP gene encoding 30S ribosomal protein S16 — MALKIRLRQQGRRNGVVYRLVLTETSSPRDGKYVEMLGWYDPRGQVNYKLHGERIFYWLSQGAELTEKASVLVKRGAPGVYQEYLTKKLERRAVLCKKRRAYRKRLSEKRDNRIKEPASK, encoded by the coding sequence GTGGCGCTAAAAATCCGTTTACGACAACAAGGTCGGAGAAATGGCGTAGTATATAGACTCGTTCTTACAGAAACTAGTTCTCCTAGAGATGGTAAGTATGTTGAAATGCTAGGATGGTACGATCCCAGAGGGCAGGTGAATTACAAGTTACACGGGGAGCGTATTTTTTACTGGTTGTCTCAGGGGGCAGAGCTTACAGAAAAAGCTTCCGTTCTAGTTAAAAGGGGCGCTCCAGGGGTTTATCAGGAGTATTTGACAAAAAAACTAGAACGCAGAGCGGTTTTGTGCAAAAAACGTAGAGCTTATCGTAAGCGATTATCAGAAAAAAGAGATAATCGTATCAAAGAGCCTGCGAGCAAGTAG